One Streptomyces sp. V4I8 genomic window carries:
- the coaD gene encoding pantetheine-phosphate adenylyltransferase yields the protein MRRAVCPGSFDPITNGHLDIISRASRLYDEVYVAVMINKAKKGLFEVDERLDLIRQVTAEYGNVRIEAFHGLLVDFCKQRDIPAIVKGLRAVSDFDYELQMAQMNNGLSGVETLFVPTNPTYSFLSSSLVKEVATWGGDVSHLVPPVVLEALNKRLRQD from the coding sequence GTGCGCCGCGCCGTCTGTCCCGGGTCGTTCGACCCGATCACCAACGGACACCTCGACATCATTTCCCGCGCCTCCAGGCTGTATGACGAGGTCTACGTCGCCGTCATGATCAACAAGGCCAAGAAGGGCCTGTTCGAGGTCGACGAGCGACTCGACCTGATCCGCCAGGTCACGGCCGAGTACGGCAATGTCCGGATCGAGGCCTTCCACGGCCTCCTCGTCGACTTCTGCAAGCAGCGCGACATCCCGGCCATCGTGAAGGGCCTGCGCGCGGTCAGCGACTTCGACTACGAGCTGCAGATGGCCCAGATGAACAACGGCCTGTCGGGCGTGGAGACCCTCTTCGTCCCGACCAACCCCACCTACAGCTTCCTGTCCTCCTCCCTGGTCAAGGAAGTGGCGACCTGGGGCGGCGACGTCTCCCACCTCGTGCCGCCGGTGGTGCTGGAGGCTCTCAACAAGCGCCTGCGCCAGGACTGA
- a CDS encoding CAP domain-containing protein, which translates to MGRHRRSAAGRAATGRATGVTHTDGSYTEGHDPLDSYGDGRPTMGIAPYLNPEAYAEAYAKSDAYLFASDDDYDRITGTTTFPDDAASTGGSATTAVFRSDGFTPSAGSRRPGGGSHRRRKKKAVAPVKTGLLGVSAAVALGTVAVATGVVPGIDNYQLGGSGADKVQAADTPTNAPTEQGGTSGNADSGSPTSPDVERPTSPAPSTSSAAPTKTPSKKPSATPSKKPKETPSRTATKAPEKEKQPEREQTSAPVELSAQAAAAAEVLQLVNQERAQVGCSAVAANSSLTELAQAFSEDMAARGFFDHTDPSGASPWDRAAKAGITDLGGENIARGQADAAAVMEAWMNSPGHKANILNCDFKTLGVGVHFGAGGPWWTQDFGY; encoded by the coding sequence ATGGGACGCCACCGACGCTCCGCCGCCGGCCGCGCCGCCACGGGCCGCGCCACGGGGGTCACACATACGGACGGCTCTTATACGGAGGGCCACGACCCGCTGGACTCGTACGGCGACGGCCGGCCGACGATGGGCATCGCGCCCTATCTGAACCCGGAGGCGTACGCCGAGGCCTACGCGAAGAGCGACGCCTACCTGTTCGCCTCGGACGACGACTACGACCGGATCACCGGCACCACGACGTTCCCGGACGACGCCGCGTCCACCGGCGGCTCCGCCACGACCGCCGTCTTCCGCAGTGACGGCTTCACGCCCAGCGCCGGCTCCCGGCGCCCCGGGGGCGGCTCGCACCGCCGGCGCAAGAAGAAGGCCGTGGCGCCGGTGAAGACCGGGCTGCTCGGCGTCTCCGCGGCGGTCGCCCTGGGCACGGTCGCGGTCGCCACGGGTGTGGTGCCCGGCATCGACAACTACCAGCTCGGCGGCAGCGGCGCGGACAAGGTGCAGGCCGCCGACACCCCGACCAACGCCCCGACCGAGCAGGGCGGCACGTCCGGCAACGCCGACAGCGGCTCCCCGACGAGTCCCGACGTCGAACGGCCCACCTCGCCGGCCCCGTCGACGTCATCGGCCGCCCCGACGAAGACCCCGTCGAAGAAGCCGTCGGCCACGCCCAGCAAGAAGCCGAAGGAGACGCCTTCCCGTACGGCCACGAAGGCGCCGGAGAAGGAGAAGCAGCCGGAGCGCGAGCAGACCAGCGCCCCCGTGGAGCTGTCCGCGCAGGCCGCCGCCGCGGCCGAGGTGCTGCAGCTCGTCAACCAGGAGCGCGCCCAGGTCGGCTGCAGCGCGGTCGCCGCCAACAGCTCGCTCACCGAGCTGGCCCAGGCCTTCAGCGAGGACATGGCCGCGCGGGGCTTCTTCGACCACACCGACCCGAGCGGAGCGTCCCCGTGGGACCGGGCCGCGAAGGCCGGCATAACCGACCTCGGCGGCGAGAACATAGCCCGCGGCCAGGCCGACGCGGCCGCCGTGATGGAGGCCTGGATGAACAGCCCGGGCCACAAGGCCAACATCCTGAACTGCGACTTCAAGACGCTGGGCGTCGGCGTGCACTTCGGTGCGGGCGGGCCTTGGTGGACGCAGGACTTCGGGTACTGA
- the recG gene encoding ATP-dependent DNA helicase RecG, whose protein sequence is MDLVPALEEPLKKVLGPPTAKVMAEHLGLHTVGDLLHHYPRRYEERGQLTHLADLPMDEHVTVVAMVADARLHSFASAKAPRGKGQRLEVTITDGSGRLQLVFFGAGVHKPHKELLPGTRAMFAGKVSVFNRRLQLAHPAYELLRGDAEETVETWAGALIPIYPATAKLESWKIGKAIQTVLPSAQEAVDPLPESLREGRGLVSLPEALLKIHRPHTKADIEDARSRLKWDEAFVLQVALARRRHADAQLPAVARKPKPDGLLASFDDRLPFTLTEGQQKVSREIFDDLATEHPMHRLLQGEVGSGKTMVALRAMLAVVDAGGQAAMLAPTEVLAQQHHRSIVEMMGELAEGGMLGGAEQATKVVLLTGSMGAAARRQALLDLVTGEAGLVIGTHALIEDKVQFHDLGLVVVDEQHRFGVEQRDALRGKGRQPPHLLVMTATPIPRTVAMTVFGDLETSVLDQLPAGRSPIASHVVPAADKPHFLARAWERVREEVGNGHQAYVVCPRIGDEEDDPKKSGKKKSPEDEAEKRPPLAVLEVADQLAKGPLQGLGVEILHGRMHPDDKDAVMRRFAAGETDVLVATTVIEVGVNVPNATAMVIMDADRFGVSQLHQLRGRVGRGSAPGLCLLVTEMPEASAARQRLGAVASTLDGFELSRIDLEQRREGDVLGQAQSGARTSLRVLAVIEDEEIIAEARDEAAALVATDPELTQLPGLRTALDALLDEEREQYLEKG, encoded by the coding sequence ATGGATCTCGTGCCCGCACTGGAAGAACCACTGAAGAAAGTGCTCGGCCCTCCCACCGCGAAGGTGATGGCCGAGCACCTCGGCCTGCACACGGTCGGCGACCTGCTGCACCACTACCCGCGCAGATACGAGGAGCGCGGTCAGCTCACGCACCTCGCCGACCTCCCCATGGACGAGCACGTCACGGTGGTCGCGATGGTCGCGGACGCCCGCCTGCACTCCTTCGCCTCCGCCAAGGCACCGCGGGGCAAGGGCCAGCGCCTCGAAGTCACGATCACGGACGGCAGCGGCCGCCTCCAACTGGTCTTCTTCGGCGCAGGCGTTCACAAGCCCCACAAGGAGCTGCTGCCGGGCACCCGTGCGATGTTCGCGGGCAAGGTCTCCGTCTTCAACCGCCGCCTCCAACTGGCCCACCCGGCGTACGAGTTGCTGCGCGGCGACGCGGAGGAGACGGTCGAGACCTGGGCCGGCGCCCTCATCCCCATCTACCCCGCCACCGCCAAACTGGAGTCCTGGAAGATCGGCAAGGCGATCCAGACGGTGCTGCCGAGCGCACAGGAGGCCGTCGATCCCCTCCCGGAATCCCTGCGCGAGGGCCGCGGCCTGGTCTCCCTCCCCGAGGCCCTCCTGAAGATCCACCGCCCGCACACCAAGGCGGACATCGAGGACGCCCGCTCCCGCCTCAAGTGGGACGAGGCCTTCGTCCTCCAGGTCGCCCTGGCGCGCCGGCGCCACGCCGACGCCCAACTCCCCGCGGTGGCCCGCAAACCCAAGCCGGACGGCCTCCTGGCGTCCTTCGACGACCGCCTCCCCTTCACGCTCACCGAGGGGCAGCAGAAGGTCTCCAGGGAGATCTTCGACGACCTCGCCACCGAACACCCGATGCACCGGCTGCTCCAGGGAGAAGTCGGATCGGGCAAGACGATGGTGGCCCTGCGCGCCATGCTCGCCGTCGTCGACGCCGGTGGCCAGGCCGCCATGCTCGCGCCCACCGAAGTGCTGGCCCAGCAGCATCACCGCTCGATCGTCGAGATGATGGGCGAGCTGGCCGAGGGCGGCATGCTGGGCGGCGCCGAGCAGGCCACCAAGGTGGTGCTGCTGACCGGTTCCATGGGCGCGGCCGCCCGCCGCCAGGCCCTGCTCGACCTGGTCACCGGGGAGGCCGGCCTCGTGATCGGCACGCACGCGCTGATCGAGGACAAGGTGCAGTTCCACGACCTCGGACTGGTCGTCGTTGACGAGCAGCACCGCTTCGGAGTGGAGCAGCGCGACGCCCTGCGCGGCAAGGGCAGACAGCCGCCCCACCTCCTCGTCATGACGGCCACGCCCATCCCGCGCACGGTCGCCATGACCGTCTTCGGCGACCTGGAGACCTCGGTCCTCGACCAGCTCCCGGCCGGCCGCTCGCCCATCGCCTCCCATGTCGTCCCGGCCGCCGACAAGCCCCACTTCCTGGCCCGCGCCTGGGAGCGCGTGCGCGAGGAGGTCGGCAACGGCCACCAGGCGTACGTCGTCTGCCCGCGCATCGGGGACGAGGAGGACGACCCGAAGAAGAGCGGGAAGAAGAAGTCCCCCGAGGACGAGGCGGAGAAGCGTCCGCCGCTCGCCGTCCTGGAGGTGGCCGACCAACTCGCCAAGGGCCCCTTGCAGGGCCTCGGGGTCGAGATCCTGCACGGCCGTATGCACCCCGACGACAAGGACGCCGTCATGCGCCGCTTCGCCGCCGGCGAGACGGACGTCCTGGTCGCCACGACGGTCATCGAGGTCGGCGTCAACGTCCCGAACGCCACCGCCATGGTGATCATGGACGCCGACCGCTTCGGCGTCTCCCAGCTCCACCAGCTGCGCGGCCGGGTGGGCCGAGGCTCCGCCCCCGGACTCTGCCTCCTGGTCACCGAGATGCCGGAGGCCAGCGCGGCCCGGCAGCGCCTGGGCGCCGTCGCCTCCACCCTCGACGGCTTCGAACTCTCCCGCATCGACCTGGAGCAGCGCCGCGAGGGCGACGTCCTGGGCCAGGCCCAGTCCGGAGCCCGTACCTCCCTGAGGGTCCTCGCCGTGATCGAGGACGAGGAGATCATCGCGGAGGCGAGGGACGAGGCGGCGGCGCTGGTGGCCACCGACCCCGAGCTGACGCAGCTCCCCGGCCTACGGACGGCCCTCGACGCGCTCTTGGACGAGGAAAGGGAGCAGTACTTGGAAAAGGGGTGA
- a CDS encoding DUF177 domain-containing protein has product MTARLDHRNPLVFDTHELGRRPGALQRLTRTIDAPKDFGIQGVVGVPEGAPVELELRLESVMEGVLVTGTGRAQAEGECVRCLEPLQLDVEADFQEMFSYPDADDRGRHHSAEPGDDAEDDEDRLFLEDGLFDLEPVLRDAVVLALPMQPVCQEDCPGLCAECGARLADDPDHHHDAVDIRWAALQGLAGSLEDGEKDEMSGAEPGVDEKQEK; this is encoded by the coding sequence GTGACAGCCCGCCTCGACCACCGCAATCCTCTCGTGTTCGACACACACGAGCTGGGTCGGCGGCCCGGTGCGCTGCAGCGCCTGACCCGCACGATCGACGCCCCCAAGGACTTCGGTATCCAGGGAGTCGTCGGAGTGCCGGAAGGCGCCCCGGTGGAGCTCGAACTCCGGCTCGAGTCGGTCATGGAAGGTGTGCTTGTCACAGGCACCGGCCGTGCACAGGCCGAGGGGGAGTGCGTAAGGTGTCTGGAGCCGCTTCAGCTCGACGTCGAAGCGGACTTCCAGGAGATGTTCTCGTACCCTGACGCCGACGATCGGGGCCGCCATCACAGCGCGGAACCCGGCGACGACGCCGAGGACGACGAGGACAGGCTCTTTCTCGAGGACGGCTTGTTCGACCTCGAACCCGTGCTGCGTGATGCGGTGGTGCTCGCACTGCCGATGCAGCCGGTGTGCCAGGAAGACTGCCCGGGACTGTGCGCCGAGTGCGGTGCACGCCTTGCGGACGACCCGGACCACCACCATGACGCCGTCGACATCCGTTGGGCGGCACTGCAGGGACTCGCCGGTTCACTCGAAGACGGCGAGAAGGACGAGATGAGCGGCGCCGAACCGGGCGTCGACGAGAAGCAGGAGAAGTAG
- a CDS encoding ATP synthase F0 subunit B, which yields MDVQKKLDEIVASVSGARSMPMSASCVVNRAELLAMLEEVRAALPGSLAQAQELIGGREQMVEQARQEAERIIQGAHAERGSLISDTEVARRSQAEAERILAEARKEAEDVRAEADDYVDSKLANFEVVLTKTLGSVGRGREKLLGTGPGVDERGYEDEDAPERSHDPETLRRTADEYVDIKLGAFEAVLAKTLEAVGRGRQKLHGRIATDDLGALADDTGTVQHSSDADYLADLAALAEQDASAAPAEPAAAVPAQPQYDPQTVQPAYGYQQQTADPYGYQQQYGGQQDPYGYQQADPYAYQGYDPQQAAYDPNQAQHQVPQQAAQGDQGYALDETSLFDTSMISAEQLRAYEQGRGQ from the coding sequence GTGGACGTGCAGAAGAAGCTCGACGAGATCGTCGCCTCGGTCTCAGGTGCCCGGTCGATGCCCATGTCGGCCTCGTGCGTGGTCAACCGCGCCGAACTGCTCGCGATGCTGGAAGAGGTCCGTGCGGCCCTGCCCGGTTCGCTCGCCCAGGCCCAGGAGCTGATCGGCGGCCGCGAGCAGATGGTCGAGCAGGCCCGCCAGGAGGCCGAGCGGATCATCCAGGGCGCGCACGCCGAGCGCGGCTCCCTGATCTCCGACACCGAGGTCGCCCGCCGCTCGCAGGCCGAGGCCGAACGCATCCTCGCCGAGGCCCGCAAGGAGGCCGAGGACGTCCGCGCGGAGGCCGACGACTACGTCGACTCCAAGCTCGCCAACTTTGAGGTCGTCCTCACCAAGACCCTCGGCTCGGTCGGCCGTGGCCGCGAGAAGCTCCTGGGCACCGGCCCCGGCGTCGACGAGCGGGGCTACGAGGACGAGGACGCCCCCGAGCGCAGCCATGACCCGGAGACCCTGCGCCGCACGGCCGACGAGTACGTCGACATCAAGCTCGGCGCATTCGAGGCGGTCCTCGCCAAGACCCTGGAGGCCGTCGGCCGCGGCCGCCAGAAGCTGCACGGCCGGATCGCCACCGACGACCTCGGCGCCCTCGCCGACGACACCGGCACCGTCCAGCACTCCAGCGACGCCGACTACCTCGCCGACCTCGCCGCGCTCGCGGAGCAGGACGCCTCGGCGGCCCCCGCCGAGCCGGCGGCGGCCGTACCGGCACAGCCGCAGTACGACCCGCAGACCGTGCAGCCGGCGTACGGCTACCAGCAGCAGACCGCGGATCCGTACGGCTATCAGCAGCAGTACGGCGGCCAGCAGGACCCGTACGGCTACCAGCAGGCCGATCCCTACGCCTACCAGGGCTACGACCCCCAGCAGGCCGCCTACGACCCGAACCAGGCCCAGCACCAGGTCCCACAGCAGGCCGCGCAGGGCGATCAGGGATACGCCCTCGACGAGACCAGCCTCTTCGACACCAGCATGATCAGTGCGGAGCAGCTGCGGGCCTACGAGCAGGGGCGAGGACAGTAG
- the rsmD gene encoding 16S rRNA (guanine(966)-N(2))-methyltransferase RsmD, translated as MTRVIAGAAGGRRLAVPPGTGTRPTSDRAREGLFSTWQSLLGGPLDGERVLDLYAGSGAVGLEALSRGAGHTLLVEADARAARTVRENVKNLGLPGAEVRSGKAEQIIQTPAPTEPYDLVFLDPPYRVTDHDLREILLTLRSGGWLAPEALVTVERSTRGGEFRWPDGFEAIRARRYGEGTFWYGRAASTCEDAR; from the coding sequence ATGACCCGCGTGATCGCCGGCGCAGCCGGCGGACGTCGACTTGCCGTCCCCCCGGGGACCGGAACCCGCCCCACCTCCGACCGCGCACGCGAGGGCCTCTTCTCCACCTGGCAGTCCCTCCTGGGCGGCCCCCTGGACGGCGAGCGCGTCCTCGACCTCTACGCCGGTTCGGGCGCCGTGGGCCTGGAGGCCCTCTCTCGCGGCGCCGGCCACACCCTCCTCGTCGAGGCGGACGCCAGGGCCGCCCGCACCGTCCGAGAGAACGTCAAGAACCTCGGCCTCCCCGGCGCCGAGGTGAGGTCGGGCAAAGCCGAACAGATCATCCAGACCCCGGCGCCGACCGAGCCGTACGACCTCGTCTTCCTGGACCCGCCGTACAGAGTCACAGATCACGATCTTCGCGAGATTCTGCTCACACTCCGCTCAGGGGGCTGGCTCGCGCCCGAGGCACTCGTCACCGTGGAGCGCAGCACCAGAGGCGGCGAATTCCGGTGGCCGGACGGTTTCGAAGCGATTCGGGCCCGTCGTTACGGCGAGGGAACGTTTTGGTACGGTCGCGCCGCCTCCACGTGCGAAGACGCACGATGA
- the mutM gene encoding bifunctional DNA-formamidopyrimidine glycosylase/DNA-(apurinic or apyrimidinic site) lyase: MPELPEVEVVRRGLERWVAHRTVADAEVLHPRAVRRHIAGADDFAHRLKGHRIGTPSRRGKYLWLPLEDTHQSILAHLGMSGQLLVQPQTAPDEKHLRIRVRFADALGTELRFVDQRTFGGLSLHDNTADGLPDVIAHIARDPLDPLFDDEAFHQALRRKRTTIKRALLDQSLISGVGNIYADEALWRTRLHYDRPTATFTRPRSLELLGHVRDVMNAALAVGGTSFDSLYVNVNGESGYFDRSLDAYGREGLPCKRCGTPMRRRPWMNRSSYFCPKCQRAPRVSS, from the coding sequence ATGCCCGAGTTGCCCGAGGTCGAGGTCGTACGGCGCGGCCTGGAGCGGTGGGTCGCCCATCGCACGGTCGCCGACGCCGAGGTGCTGCACCCGCGTGCCGTACGGCGGCACATCGCCGGCGCCGACGACTTCGCGCACCGCCTCAAGGGCCACCGCATCGGCACCCCGAGCCGCCGCGGCAAGTACCTGTGGCTGCCCCTGGAGGACACGCACCAGTCGATCCTGGCCCATCTCGGGATGAGCGGTCAGCTGCTGGTCCAGCCGCAGACCGCGCCCGACGAGAAGCACCTCAGGATCCGGGTGCGGTTCGCGGACGCCCTCGGCACCGAACTGCGCTTCGTCGACCAACGCACCTTCGGCGGCCTGTCGTTGCACGACAACACCGCCGACGGACTGCCCGACGTCATCGCGCACATCGCCCGCGACCCCCTGGACCCGCTCTTCGACGACGAGGCCTTCCACCAGGCCCTGCGCCGCAAGCGCACGACCATCAAACGGGCCCTGCTCGACCAGTCGTTGATCAGCGGCGTCGGCAACATCTACGCGGACGAGGCCCTTTGGCGCACCCGCCTCCACTACGACCGCCCGACCGCGACCTTCACCCGCCCGCGCAGCCTCGAACTCCTGGGCCACGTAAGGGACGTCATGAACGCCGCCCTCGCGGTGGGCGGCACGAGCTTCGACAGCCTGTACGTCAACGTCAACGGCGAGTCGGGCTACTTCGACCGGTCCCTGGACGCGTACGGCCGTGAGGGACTGCCGTGCAAGCGGTGCGGTACGCCGATGCGCAGGCGGCCCTGGATGAACCGGTCCAGCTACTTCTGCCCGAAGTGTCAGAGGGCGCCGCGCGTCTCGTCGTAG
- a CDS encoding winged helix-turn-helix transcriptional regulator: MDAMQERAEAQDLAYNVFAKACPSRGTLEHVTGRWGGLTLGALYEGSLRFNELRRRVDGVSEKMLSQTLHALERDGLVHREAQPTNPPRVDYELTPLGRGVAERLLTLIHFVEGQMDDVLEARQRYDETRGAL, translated from the coding sequence ATGGACGCCATGCAGGAGCGAGCCGAGGCGCAGGACCTCGCGTACAACGTGTTCGCCAAGGCCTGCCCTTCGCGCGGCACGCTGGAACACGTCACGGGCCGCTGGGGCGGACTCACGCTCGGCGCCCTGTACGAGGGCTCGCTGCGCTTCAACGAACTGCGCCGGCGGGTCGACGGTGTCAGCGAGAAGATGCTGTCCCAGACGCTGCACGCCCTGGAGCGGGACGGTCTGGTGCACCGGGAGGCGCAGCCGACCAATCCGCCGCGGGTCGACTACGAGCTGACGCCGCTGGGGCGCGGCGTCGCCGAGCGGCTGCTGACCCTCATCCACTTCGTGGAGGGGCAGATGGACGACGTGCTCGAAGCGCGTCAGCGCTACGACGAGACGCGCGGCGCCCTCTGA
- the rpmF gene encoding 50S ribosomal protein L32, with the protein MAVPKRKMSRSNTRHRRSQWKAAVPTLVACERCHEPKQQHIACPSCGTYNKRQVLEV; encoded by the coding sequence GTGGCTGTTCCGAAGCGGAAGATGTCGCGCAGCAACACGCGCCACCGCCGGTCGCAGTGGAAGGCTGCGGTCCCCACCCTGGTTGCGTGCGAGCGCTGCCACGAGCCCAAGCAGCAGCACATCGCGTGCCCGTCTTGCGGCACCTACAACAAGCGCCAGGTTCTCGAGGTCTGA
- the rnc gene encoding ribonuclease III has protein sequence MRGTVSTAKKAEDAKADPHARKKADNQASSHTLLEGRLGYKLESALLVRALTHRSYAYENGGLPTNERLEFLGDSVLGLVVTDTLYRTHPDLPEGQLAKLRAAVVNSRALAEVGRGLDLGSFIRLGRGEEGTGGRDKASILADTLEAVIGAVYLDQGLDSAAELVHRLFDPLIEKSSNLGAGLDWKTSLQELTATEGLGVPEYLVTETGPDHEKTFTAAARVGGVSYGTGTGRSKKEAEQQAAESAWRSIRAAADERARKAKAAADAVESDTAEPDADAPSASA, from the coding sequence GTGAGAGGCACTGTGTCCACTGCCAAGAAGGCGGAAGACGCCAAGGCGGACCCACACGCCCGTAAGAAGGCGGACAACCAGGCCTCGTCCCACACGCTGTTGGAAGGGCGGCTCGGGTACAAGCTCGAGTCCGCCCTTCTGGTGCGTGCGCTGACCCACCGCTCGTACGCGTACGAGAACGGCGGCCTGCCCACCAACGAGCGCCTGGAGTTCCTCGGGGACTCCGTCCTCGGCCTCGTTGTCACGGACACGCTGTACCGCACCCACCCCGACCTGCCCGAAGGCCAGCTGGCCAAGCTGCGGGCCGCGGTGGTCAACTCGCGTGCGCTGGCGGAGGTCGGCCGCGGGCTCGACCTGGGCTCCTTCATCCGGCTCGGCCGGGGTGAAGAGGGCACGGGCGGCCGGGACAAGGCATCGATCCTCGCCGACACCCTGGAAGCGGTGATCGGCGCGGTCTATCTCGACCAGGGACTGGACTCGGCGGCGGAGCTGGTGCACCGCCTGTTCGACCCCCTGATCGAGAAGTCCTCGAATCTCGGAGCCGGCCTGGACTGGAAGACCAGTCTCCAGGAGCTCACCGCGACCGAGGGGCTCGGTGTGCCCGAGTACCTGGTCACGGAGACCGGCCCCGACCACGAGAAGACCTTCACTGCTGCCGCCCGCGTCGGAGGCGTCTCGTACGGCACCGGCACCGGCCGCAGCAAGAAGGAGGCGGAGCAGCAGGCCGCGGAATCCGCGTGGCGGTCCATCCGGGCCGCGGCGGACGAGCGCGCCAGGAAGGCGAAGGCGGCAGCGGATGCCGTCGAGTCGGACACCGCTGAGCCGGACGCCGACGCGCCGTCGGCCTCCGCCTGA
- a CDS encoding acylphosphatase, with product MSEDVRLVAWVRGRVQGVGFRWFTRAKALEIGGLSGFALNLDDGRVQVVAEGSRDGCEGLLGWLEGDDTPGRVDGVTEIWDTPRGGYDGFAIR from the coding sequence ATGAGCGAGGATGTACGGCTGGTCGCCTGGGTGCGTGGACGCGTCCAAGGTGTGGGTTTCCGCTGGTTCACGCGGGCCAAGGCCCTCGAGATCGGTGGCCTGAGTGGTTTTGCTCTCAATTTGGACGACGGCCGGGTCCAGGTGGTCGCGGAGGGCTCGCGAGATGGCTGTGAAGGGCTCCTCGGCTGGCTCGAGGGTGACGACACGCCCGGGCGGGTCGATGGTGTCACCGAGATCTGGGACACACCCCGCGGGGGTTACGACGGCTTCGCCATCCGCTGA